One genomic segment of Ricinus communis isolate WT05 ecotype wild-type chromosome 5, ASM1957865v1, whole genome shotgun sequence includes these proteins:
- the LOC8275738 gene encoding kinesin light chain 3 isoform X4, which yields MYNLRRVTASFLKRIPLSSHIFNPSSRLYTNALINSLSTNRRILFSYKYGNYGDSSSRMNYKDGYIWSIIAGQAAIILGINANPVLANASNESNSETESEGANVIGLRKIEDGSVISNIHTSKWRIFTDNGRAYFLQGKLDEAEKFFLSALEEAKKGFGNREPHVASACNNLAELYRVKKAFDKAEPLYLEAVNILEESFGPDDIRVGAAFHNLGQFYLMQRKLEEARNCYERALKIKRHVLGHDHTDYADTMYHLGTVLYLQGKEKDAEDLIQDSIQILEGAGQGESIMCIRRLRYLSQIYLKSNRVAEAENVQRKVLHIMELLKGWNSMDTVITAESLALTLQAAGSLKEARELLERCLDARKTLLPQDHIQIGANMLHIARVVMLNANRLRKISISEAIAELDKAKDLLYNSTRENEAKESGMSQRKCVSEGYLGSKTMNSKIDRNYQLLQ from the exons ACCAATGCGTTGATCAATTCACTCTCGA CTAATAGAAGGATATTATTTTCGTATAAATATGGTAATTATGGAGATTCTAGTTCGAGGATGAATTATAAAGATGGTTATATATGGAGTATCATAGCTGGACAAGCTG CAATCATTCTTGGGATAAATGCCAATCCTGTCTTAGCAAACGCATCAAATGAAAGTAATTCTGAAACTGAATCAGAGGGGGCTAATGTAATTGGATTACGCAAAATTGAGGATGGTTCTGTAATATCCAATATACATACTTCTAAATGGAGAATATTTACCGATAATGGCAGGGCATACTTCCTCCAG GGTAAATTGGATGAAGCTGAAAAGTTCTTCCTTTCTGCTCTAGAAGAAGCTAAGAAAGGTTTTGGGAATCGAGAGCCCCATGTTGCTTCTGCTTGCAACAATTTG GCAGAGCTATATAGAGTCAAGAAGGCATTTGATAAAGCAGAACCTTTGTATTTGGAGGCTGTAAACATACTGGAGGAATCATTTGGTCCAGATGATATACG CGTGGGGGCTGCCTTTCACAATCTTGGACAGTTTTATCTTATGCAGCGCAAACTAGAAGAAGCTCGTAATTGCTACGAG CGTGCTTTAAAG ATAAAGAGGCATGTTCTGGGACATGATCATACTGATTATGCAGATACAATGTATCATCTTGGAACG GTGCTATATCtgcaaggaaaagaaaaggacgcCGAAGACCTTATTCAGGATTCTATTCAAATATTAGAG GGAGCTGGACAAGGGGAGTCAATTATGTGCATAAGGAGATTGCGATATCTCTCTCAG ATCTACTTGAAATCCAATAGAGTTGCAGAAGCTGAGAATGTGCAGAGAAAGGTCCTGCATATTATGGAATTATTGAAG GGATGGAATTCTATGGACACTGTGATTACAGCTGAAAGCTTGGCCCTGACTTTACAGGCAGCTGGGAGCTTAAAAGAAGCACGAGAGCTTCTAGAAAG atgttTGGACGCTCGCAAAACCTTGCTTCCTCAAGATCACATCCAG ATTGGTGCTAACATGCTTCACATTGCAAGGGTGGTAATGCTGAATGCAAATCGACTTAGAAAGATTTCTATTTCTGAAGCAATTGCAGAGCTTGATAAGGCAAAAGATCTTCTGTACAATTCAACAAG AGAAAATGAAGCAAAGGAAAGTGGTATGTCACAGAGAAAGTGTGTATCTGAGGGGTATCTAG GATCCAAGACAATGAATAGTAAAATTGACAGAAATTACCAATTACTACAGTAG